In a single window of the Bactrocera dorsalis isolate Fly_Bdor chromosome 2, ASM2337382v1, whole genome shotgun sequence genome:
- the LOC105231014 gene encoding uncharacterized protein LOC105231014: MSRRQRVVVVVDEDVRGGDPEEFRNVLDLSMSIPSPALKSFKSTTYAKWATHAHTQPLRFDCVGTTRNAFVRAEYAMLMDELFLNKSSCCLLQFFPLRECQISFLCSLLVSEVDKRIMTMQARLMKIKVEYYDLRKYDVVNFLGSSQPRSTTKNKRHSRPQNVFSNTLELLRWLQTRYLQLFAKGQGTENMDLEFTFSDTQTRIHTVRLSVMHVFLCHMDSDTKTCLRNCFENIHSAKRGRKSIMLTDCLREILGPKDNWFTWFVFHVPIAKGRGIIIDDQLNLASSAYAGINAKDSSDVKAPDDFDLNSLLSFLHVSSGSQLTVNSQLGASTLSMAQNTPTFIAANSSRSISNRLTNKNNQTYNLNTWYTKMDQLVPAVLKHIHSLYEYKYRENIQKICFELKHMLSFSSLRPANSNCCMGREAERSESLDKLEKNYLMIIREFIRLAKEIENSPDSVILRVYLDAKKKEIKDYATSCKLRHLEICQNSLIETIKGERNLLTKTGTNIEFIKYPSFKATISGNA; the protein is encoded by the exons ATGTCCCGTAGACAGCGCGTTGTCGTAGTAGTGGATGAGGATGTACGCGGAGGCGATCCCGAAGAGTTCCGCAACGTTTTGGATCTCTCCATGTCCATACCGTCACCCGCGCTCAAAAGCTTCAAGTCAACCACTTACGCCAAATGGGCAACACATGCGCATACACAGCCGCTGCGTTTCGATTGTGTGGGCACAACACGGAACGCATTCGTACGTGCCGAATATGCCATGCTCATGGACGAATTGTTTCTAAATAAATCCAGCTGCTGCTTGCTGCAATTCTTTCCGCTACGCGAATGCCAAATATCATTTTTATGCAGTTTACTCGTCTCCGAGGTGGACAAGCGTATCATGACAATGCAGGCCAGGTTAATGAAGATCAAG GTCGAATATTATGATCTACGCAAGTATGATGTCGTCAATTTCCTCGGCTCCAGCCAACCACGTTCCACCACGAAGAATAAACGCCATTCACGTCCGCAGAATGTATTTAGTAATACCTTGGAATTATTGCGTTGGCTGCAAACCCGTTACCTGCAGCTCTTCGCCAAGGGTCAAGGCACTGAAAACATGGACCTGGAGTTCACTTTCAGCGACACACAGACACGCATCCACACCGTGCGCCTTTCTGTTATGCATGTTTTTCTCTGTCACATGGATAGCGATACGAAGACTTGTCTTCGTAATTGCTTCGAGAATATACATAGCGCGAAACGTGGTCGAAAGAGTATTATGCTAACCGATTGTCTGCGCGAAATACTGGGACCAAAAGACAACTGGTTTACCTGGTTCGTCTTCCATGTGCCGATAGCAAAAGGTCGTGGTATAATCATTGATGATCAACTGAATTTAGCCAGTTCTGCATACGCCGGTATCAATGCGAAAGACTCTTCAGAT GTCAAAGCGCCGGACGATTTCGACCTAAACAGCTTGCTCTCCTTCTTACACGTCTCGAGCGGTTCACAGCTGACTGTCAATTCGCAACTGGGCGCGTCCACCTTAAGTATGGCACAAAATACTCCAACCTTTATTGCAGCTAATTCGTCCCGCTCGATATCCAACAGATTAACGAACAAGAATAATCAGACCTATAATCTGAATACGTGGTACACGAAAATGGATCAGCTGGTGCCGGCGGTGCTCAAACACATTCACAGTTTGTACGAGTATAAATATcgtgaaaatatacaaaaaatttgtttcgaacTCAAGCACATGTTAAGCTTTAGCTCGCTCCGTCCAGCGAACAGTAATTGTTGCATGGGACGTGAAGCTGAACGCTCGGAGTCATTAGATAAGCTCGAAAAGAATTATCTCATGATCATAAGGGAGTTCATACGTTTGGCTAAAGAGATCGAGAACTCGCCGGATAGCGTGATCTTGCGTGTCTATCTCGATGCCAAGAAGAAGGAGATCAAAGATTATGCTACGAGTTGCAAATTACGTCATTTGGAGATATGCCAGAACTCGCTAATCGAAACGATTAAAGGCGAAAGAAATCTGCTGACCAAAACTGGTACAAATATTGAGTTTATTAAATATCCATCCTTCAAGGCTACCATTTCGGGCAATGCATAG
- the LOC105231015 gene encoding Y+L amino acid transporter 2: METESLNRKNSSRKSSVINGNGDAPAKVTTEGEGGDGGGGGEVTLKAKMSLINGCTVIVGSIIGSGIFVSPTGVLRYTGSVNLSLIVWVISGLFSMVGAYCYAELGTMITKSGADYAYIMETFGPFMAFIRLWIECMIVRPCSQAIVALTFSVYVMKPFFPDCQPPDDSARMLAVCCILVLTFVNCWDVKWATAVQDIFTYAKLLALFIIIATGVYQLYLGKLEYFTFENTDTKVTSLALSFYSGLFAYNGWNYLNFIIEELKDPVKNLPRAIAISCTLVTIVYVMANVAFYTILSPEEVLGSAAVAVTYAERAFGIFAWTVPVFVALSTFGAVNGILLTSSRLFYAGANEGQMPEILTMIQIQRFTPTPAVLIMALLSMLYLTVSDIFALINYVGFATWLSIGVSVLCLPWLRYAQPNLPRPIRVPLVFPVIYLLATIFVTVVPMYASPVETGYGILMILSSIPVYLVFIAWKNKPIWFQKTMGGFTQGLQKMLMVVRPKASASK, encoded by the exons ATGGAGACTGAATCGCTTAATCGGAAAAATTCCTCACGGAAAAGTTCGGTAATCAATGGCAATGGCGATGCGCCGGCCAAGGTGACGACGGAAGGTGAGGGCGGCGACGGTGGCGGCGGTGGTGAGGTGACTTTAAAGGCGAAAATGAGTTTGATCAACGGCTGCACGGTGATCGTCGGCTCGATCATTGGCTCCGGCATCTTCGTGTCGCCCACTGGCGTGCTGCGCTATACCGGAAGCGTGAACTTGTCGCTGATCGTGTGGGTTATTTCCGGCCTCTTTTCGATG GTCGGTGCCTACTGCTATGCCGAGTTGGGCACAATGATCACCAAGTCTGGTGCGGATTATGCCTACATCATGGAGACATTTGGTCCCTTCATGGCCTTCATACGTCTGTGGATCGAGTGTATGATTGTGCGCCCCTGCTCACAGGCGATTGTGGCGCTCACCTTCAGCGTCTACGTGATGAAGCCGTTCTTTCCGGATTGCCAGCCACCAGATGATTCGGCGCGCATGTTGGCCGTGTGttgcatat TGGTGCTGACTTTCGTCAACTGCTGGGACGTTAAATGGGCCACCGCTGTGCAGGACATCTTCACATATGCCAAGCTATTGGCGCTCTTCATCATCATCGCCACCGGCGTCTATCAACTGTACTTGGGCAAATTGGAATATTTTACATTCGAGAATACGGACACAAAAGTGACATCGCTAGCGTTGTCCTTCTACTCCGGATTGTTTGCTTACAATGGCTG GAATTACTTGAATTTCATTATTGAGGAACTGAAGGATCCGGTAAAGAATTTGCCACGCGCCATCGCCATATCCTGTACGCTGGTCACAATTGTCTACGTGATGGCCAACGTTGCCTTCTACACCATATTGTCGCCGGAAGAGGTTCTCGGTTCGGCCGCTGTGGCGGTGACCTATGCGGAGCGCGCTTTCGGCATATTTGCGTGGACGGTACCAG TTTTCGTTGCGCTGTCCACCTTCGGCGCCGTGAATGGTATTTTGCTCACCTCATCACGTCTTTTCTACGCTGGCGCCAATGAAGGTCAAATGCCGGAAATCTTAACAATGATTCAGATACAACGATTCACGCCCACGCCTGCTGTGCTAATAATGGCGCTGCTGTCGATGTTGTACCTCACAGTCTCTGATATATTCGCGCTCATCAATTATGTGGGCTTTGCCACTTGG TTGAGCATAGGTGTTTCTGTACTCTGTCTTCCCTGGTTGCGTTATGCTCAACCCAATTTGCCACGCCCCATACGTGTACCGCTCGTTTTTCCCGTTATTTATCTACTCGCCACCATTTTCGTTACCGTTGTGCCCATGTACGCTAGCCCTGTGGAAACCGGTTATGGCATCCTAATGATCTTGAGCAGCATACCTGTCTATTTGGTGTTCATCGCGTGGAAAAACAAACCGATTTGGTTCCAGAAAACAATGG GTGGATTCACTCAAGGACTGCAAAAAATGTTGATGGTTGTACGACCAAAAGCTTCCGCTTCAAag taA
- the LOC105231013 gene encoding eIF-2-alpha kinase GCN2: MATPVVKESFRERQIHELEVIKAIFANDVEVLRPSCDTDTPAAQWKPTEIRISLTPLRDSSNGHTEAYARTKLHIICPSKYPKIAPKILIEESKGLSDQLVEELLQKLQQQSEELRGEVMIYELAQTVQSFLLKYNKPPRGSFYDEMLQENQKREKERLDKQKRKENLERQTLIEEVERRKEMFKSEAKRRSGETRRSMSESNYHASSSESSENSSPYYRSHCYPNKCMEHRNSEKLYFHRVGRQVQRGCCLGHSQKGCVAYTGIDLDSGQLLYVTEWTIKYSQLEQKCGNGGHCYWVATEPKCGGNHRVDDVIASIEKQVTTLSQLHHKNLIQYECVLCIKRKEGLIVYLVQDFLLGTSLLNISSSLGWCIEGVRMVARGVLDALVFLHNKGVSHSHLMDSTVFMDNTGTLRCTDFSLVPNLLELVGGIGQRSVQGDLPAFGALIESLMSTHTYEMRDFIDKCNSDRTLSASELLDHPFLHSSLLSHDDKANAQLALALTQKMPRRISGGTPGAALQNAKPQDRLERQQQQHQPASLSVMPVMPVSQSRLRNEFEVLTYLGKGAFGDVLKVRNILDNRQYALKRIPLSARSRQLYKKMTREVELLSRLNHENVVRYFNSWIESVTEADEAEMDKLLGDEVSDSNDVSYKPTKSSQLALPVKVGDESSSSMWSGCVPNADDSDSDGIEFVDSNGEIVNYDDDDDDDEEEESSRQVSKGGNTPKPMQVMYIQMEFCEKCTLRTAIDDNLYEDTERLWRLFREIAEGLSHIHQQGIIHRDLKPVNIFLDTHDQIKIGDFGLATTSFLALQSQHEQTNQQSMQVASIEDGTGTGKVGTTLYVAPELTGNASKSTYGQKVDMYTLGIILFEMSQPPFETGMERVQTIVALRTAAIVIPENMLSDNRYEKTVKILRWLLNHEPAQRPTAEELLSSDLVPPAQLEANELQEMLRHALANPQSKAYKHLVARCLQQQSDELLEYTYHFGSSRNMKSWNAPISLDGFVSLNPIFECVKAKVVGLFRKHGGIEVDTPLLSPLSKRTNPWNNPVRLMTHSGCVVVLPSDLRTEFARHIAMNGVNMMRRYCVDRVYREEKVFNFHPKQSYECAFDIITPYASSPIVDAELLALAFEITNEIPRLREKNMRIRMNHTQLLRAILLYCNVPKSSYTELFANIADYIEGRISKFQFHSGVTVIMEKSRSSATALIELLLANFLMSGTRSSVDDSSLKSLIRGKGEAASLAKSALRELETVVSLAHSLGVTCPIHIFAGLPISYDRASSGGVVWQLIADLKPNRSAHSTVLAMGERYDTLLNEFQKQAQGFNQNIPGRVISGVGLSFWLDKLVGALDMDYMKDCRAIDVAVCVNGTRAPLKYVTDIMRLLWSANIRCYVVESATGAGDEARDLAKLGALHIILVAENGALRISSWERDRFQERHVTRAELVDFIRKLRTELGNANAIDYVSQLSNSSAGGNAGYSGSGGGGSSGGGGGGNYGRGDYSLSTSASNASIKSSYNPSQWPNVQVVFVVHDKLTANLRRRYENQVTQQMSVTLSQFMKKESVIVLVVELPPVTVNAIVGAINPREADKKETEVEINNVIERFPKFKRYITEITDEIIDYLTGDKATIVALYTISDSYYRIII, translated from the exons ATGGCGACACCGGTGGTGAAGGAGTCATTTCGTGAGCGTCAAATACACGAATTAGAAGTGATTAAG GCAATTTTCGCTAACGATGTGGAGGTGTTACGTCCCAGCTGTGACACAGATACGCCAGCGGCGCAATGGAAACCAACCGAAATACGCATATCGCTAACGCCATTGCGCGATTCCTCAAATGGACACACGGAAGCATACGCGCGCACTAAACTGCATATTATATGCCCATCGAAATATCCAAAAAT CGCGCCCAAAATACTAATAGAAGAATCGAAAGGACTCTCAGACCAGTTGGTAGAGGAGTTATTGCAAAAATTACAACAGCAATCAGAGGAGCTTCGCGGTGAAGTGATGATATATGAGTTGGCGCAAACTGTACAATCTTTTCTACTTAAATATAATAAGCCACCGCGCGGTTCCTTCTACGACGAAATGTTGCAGGAAAATCAAAAGCGTGAAAAGGAACGACTTGACAAACAGAAACGTAAGGAAAATTTAGAGCGACAAACATTGATCGAGGAGGTTGAGCGTCGTAAAGAAATGTTTAAAAGTGAAGCAAAAAGGCGTAGTGGTGAGACACGTCGTAGCATGAGCGAATCAAACTATCACGCCAGCTCATCGGAGAGTTCCGAGAATTCATCGCCATACTATCGCAGTCATTGTTACCCAAACAAATGTATGGAACATCGCAACAGCGAAAAGCTTTACTTCCATAGAGTGGGGCGGCAAGTACAAAGAGGTTGTTGTTTAG GTCACTCACAGAAAGGCTGTGTTGCGTACACAGGCATAGATTTGGACAGTGGTCAACTACTCTATGTAACCGAATGGACCATTAAGTATTCGCAATTGGAACAAAAATGTGGAAATGGCGGACATTGCTATTGGGTTGCAACAGAGCCGAAATGCGGTGGTAATCATCGCGTCGATGATGTTATAGCCTCTATTGAGAAACAAGTCACGACACTTTCACAATTACACCATAAAAATCTTATACAGTACGAGTGTGTGTTATGCATAAAACGCAAGGAAGGACTGATTGTGTATTTGGTGCAAGATTTTCTGCTCGGCACCAGTTTGTTGAACATATCCTCCAGTCTGGGTTGGTGCATTGAAGGAGTGCGCATGGTTGCGCGTGGTGTGCTCGACGCGCTGGTTTTCCTACACAACAAAGGCGTCTCGCACAGTCACCTCATGGATAGCACAGTATTTATGGACAATACGGGCACCTTGCGTTGCACAGATTTTTCTTTGGTACCCAACTTGTTAGAGCTTGTGGGCGGTATAGGCCAGCGTTCGGTGCAAGGTGATCTACCCGCATTTGGAGCACTCATCGAGAGTTTAATGTCAACACATACGTACGAGATGCGTGATTTTATCGACAA ATGCAATTCTGATCGTACACTCTCGGCTTCAGAGCTACTGGACCATCCTTTTCTACATTCATCCCTGCTCAGCCATGACGATAAAGCTAATGCACAACTTGCGCTTGCTTTGACACAGAAAATGCCACGGCGCATATCTGGTGGAACGCCTGGCGCCGCGCTGCAGAATGCTAAACCGCAGGATCGTCTcgagcgccaacaacaacaacatcagcctgCTTCGCTGTCCGTTATGCCTGTAATGCCCGTGAGCCAATCCAGACTGCGCAATGAGTTCGAAGTGCTCACATATTTGGGTAAGGGCGCTTTCGGTGATGTGCTGAAG GTACGCAACATATTAGATAACCGTCAGTACGCGTTAAAACGTATACCACTGTCAGCGCGTAGTCGCCAACTTTATAAGAAAATGACACGTGAGGTGGAATTGCTCTCCCGCTTGAACCACGAGAATGTTGTGCGCTACTTTAACAGTTGGATCGAGAGCGTTACTGAGGCGGATGAAGCGGAAATG GATAAACTCTTGGGCGATGAAGTGTCAGACAGCAACGACGTCAGCTATAAACCAACAAAATCATCACAATTGGCTTTGCCAGTAAAAGTAGGCGACGAAAGCTCGTCCAGCATGTGGAGCGGTTGTGT ACCGAATGCAGATGATTCCGACTCCGATGGCATCGAGTTTGTGGACTCAAATGGCGAAATTGTCAATTACGATGATGATGACGACGATGACGAAGAGGAAGAATCGTCGCGGCAAGTCTCAAAAGGCGGCAACACACCTAAACCTATGcaagttatgtacatacaaatggaGTTCTGCGAGAAGTGCACATTGAG AACTGCCATAGATGATAACCTGTACGAAGACACGGAACGCCTATGGCGTCTATTTCGCGAAATAGCTGAGGGTTTATCACACATACACCAACAAGGCATTATACATCGTGATTTGAAGcctgttaatatatttttggataCGCACGATCAGATAAAAATCGGTGATTTCGGTCTGGCGACAACCAGTTTTCTGGCGCTACAAAGCCAAC ATGAGCAAACAAATCAGCAATCTATGCAGGTAGCTTCCATAGAGGATGGCACCGGCACCGGCAAGGTGGGCACCACGCTTTATGTGGCGCCTGAGTTGACCGGCAACGCCTCGAAATCCACTTACGGTCAGAAGGTCGACATGTATACCTTGGGGATAATACTTTTCGAAATGTCACAGCCGCCATTCGAGACGGGCATGGAACGTGTGCAAACCATAGTCGCGCTGCGCACCGCCGCCATTGTTATACCAGAAAATATGCTGAGCGATAACCGTTATGAGAAAACCGTCAAG ATACTACGCTGGCTGCTGAATCACGAACCGGCACAGCGTCCCACCGCCGAAGAGTTGCTCTCCTCAGATTTGGTGCCGCCCGCGCAACTTGAAGCTAACGAATTGCAAGAAATGCTGCGTCATGCGCTGGCCAATCCTCAAAGTAAAGCCTACAAGCATCTGGTGGCGCGCTGCCTGCAACAGCAGAGCGACGAACTGCTCGAATACACCTATCATTTTGGCAGCTCCCGTAACATGAAATCCTGGAATGCGCCCATCTCATTGGATGGCTTCGTGTCGTTGAATCCGATTTTTGAATGTGTCAAGGCCAAGGTTGTCGGTTTGTTTCGCAAACATGGCGGCATCGAAGTGGACACACCATTGCTGTCACCGCTGTCGAAGCGCACCAATCCATGGAACAATCCCGTGCGTCTGATGACACACTCCGGCTGTGTGGTGGTGCTGCCCAGCGATTTGCGTACGGAGTTCGCGCGCCACATAGCCATGAACGGTGTGAATATGATGCGCCGTTATTGCGTCGATCGCGTATACCGCGAAGAGAAAGTATTCAATTTTCACCCGAAACAAAGTTACGAATGTGCCTTCGATATAATTACGCCATACGCCAGCAGTCCCATCGTAGATGCCGAACTGTTGGCGCTCGCCTTTGAGATTACGAATGAGATACCGCGTCTACGCGAGAAGAATATGCGCATACGCATGAATCACACACAGCTGTTGCGCGCCATACTGCTCTACTGTAATGTGCCGAAGTCCTCGTACACCGAGCTATTTGCGAATATAGCGGACTACATTGAGGGGCggatttcgaaatttcaattcCATTCGGGCGTCACGGTGATCATGGAGAAATCACGTTCATCGGCTACGGCGCTAATCGAGCTGTTGCTCGCGAATTTCCTGATGAGCGGCACACGCAGCAGTGTCGACGATTCGTCGCTGAAATCGCTGATACGTGGCAAGGGCGAAGCCGCGTCGCTGGCAAAGAGCGCGCTCAGGGAGTTGGAGACGGTTGTGAGCCTAGCGCACAGTCTGGGTGTAACG TGTCCAATACATATTTTCGCCGGTCTGCCCATCAGTTACGATCGCGCCAGCAGCGGCGGCGTGGTATGGCAACTGATCGCCGATCTTAAGCCCAATCGCAGCGCGCATTCCACAGTCCTGGCCATGGGCGAGCGCTACGACACACTGCTGAATGAGTTCCAGAAGCAAGCGCAGGGTTTCAATCAGAACATACCCGGTCGCGTCATAAGCGGCGTCGGGCTCTCATTCTGGCTGGACAAGCTGGTGGGCGCCCTAGATATGGACTACATGAAAGATTGTCGCGCCATCGATGTGGCGGTATGCGTGAATGGCACACGCGCGCCACTAAAATATGTCACAGACATTATGCGCCTGCTGTGGTCCGCCAACATACGCTGCTATGTGGTGGAGTCCGCTACCGGCGCTGGTGATGAAGCGCGAGATCTCGCCAAATTGGGCGCTCTGCATATAATATTGGTGGCAGAGAATGGCGCTTTGCGCATTAGCTCGTGGGAGCGCGATCGTTTTCAGGAGCGCCATGTGACGCGTGCCGAGCTCGTCGATTTCATACGCAAGCTGCGCACCGAATTGGGCAATGCGAATGCCATCGACTATGTCAGTCAGTTATCGAATAGTAGTGCCGGTGGCAATGCCGGTTACAGCGGCAGTGGTGGGGGTGGCAGCagtggtggcggtggcggcggtAATTATGGACGCGGCGATTACAGTTTGTCCACGTCTGCCTCGAACGCGAGCATAAAAAGCAGCTACAATCCCAGTCAGTGGCCCAATGTGCAGGTGGTGTTTGTGGTGCATGACAAGCTGACGGCCAACCTGCGGCGCCGCTACGAAAATCAG GTTACGCAGCAGATGTCCGTCACGCTGTCGCAGTTCATGAAGAAGGAGAGCGTCATTGTGCTGGTGGTGGAGCTGCCGCCAGTCACCGTTAATGCCATAGTGGGCGCAATTAATCCGCGTGAAGCCGACAAAAAGGAGACTGAAGTTGAAATTAACAATGTGATAGAGCG GTTTCCTAAGTTCAAACGGTATATAACCGAAATTACAGATGAAATTATTGACTACCTAACCGGCGACAAAGCAACCATAGTTGCCTTGTACACCATATCGGATTCGTATTATCGCATTATCATTTGA